A single genomic interval of Mycolicibacterium holsaticum DSM 44478 = JCM 12374 harbors:
- a CDS encoding zinc ribbon domain-containing protein, protein MSTGDDAAAQACPACRADGPGATFCGTCGAPRSARRGRLRLGSYAAAPGESVLRPAVTSSLFPHLPRRSRAPFGVALTVLVATAVGLALLRWQAPLIVVSALGLLFVVALYLYEADAHRDLPIRSLVLTSVSAIGIGVGWAWFIGVAFADAYDIALFGPETDERAYVLGVAIPTVGAVLMLVPVAAVRLIRQPGREPLDGFALGSLSALAFSAAATMTRLAPQFTMGLTAEDWPLSGLLVQAGIVGAAIPVTAAAIGGLVGAALWSGRTRAIVISIVVALGLYAASGLLEVSPLLHGQHLALHVVIAVLALLALRIGLQDMLLHHADHAADPDRRVLCAHCGHVVADTAFCPNCGAASSAASRTSRAARRADVPTRPTSLARVLTVLAAGVGVAAAGGLTAAALLTAPPAAFVCPPDCGSPPFGEQVESNPRFVASDGAFTVQYPGPGTAYEATLEPDGVTLDFVGGDTGTMYLFGMPAHDQSAEQIAQDLIRERFPDAEVDYEIPNAMVGYEPGYGVVVDDYAAYGRLRLIVMVAVKYDYALVAAAVGPYREFTPDDGPGHPSAANLQLAMDMGKYVNSFRWRDLSG, encoded by the coding sequence GTGAGCACCGGAGACGACGCGGCTGCCCAGGCTTGCCCGGCGTGCCGCGCCGACGGGCCGGGCGCGACATTCTGCGGCACCTGCGGGGCACCGCGTTCGGCTCGGCGCGGCCGGCTGCGGCTGGGCAGCTACGCGGCGGCGCCAGGGGAGTCGGTGCTGCGGCCGGCGGTGACCAGTTCGCTGTTCCCGCACCTGCCGCGTCGCTCCCGCGCACCGTTCGGCGTGGCGTTGACCGTGCTGGTGGCGACGGCGGTCGGGTTGGCGCTGTTGCGTTGGCAGGCGCCGTTGATCGTGGTGAGCGCGCTCGGGTTGCTCTTCGTGGTGGCGCTGTATCTGTACGAGGCCGACGCCCATCGCGATCTGCCGATTCGCTCGCTGGTGCTGACCTCGGTGTCGGCGATCGGCATCGGTGTCGGATGGGCCTGGTTCATCGGGGTGGCGTTCGCCGACGCCTACGACATCGCCCTGTTCGGCCCGGAGACCGACGAGCGGGCCTACGTGCTCGGCGTCGCGATACCGACCGTGGGCGCCGTCCTGATGCTCGTCCCGGTGGCCGCGGTACGGCTGATCCGCCAACCCGGCAGAGAACCCTTGGACGGGTTCGCACTCGGGTCCTTGAGCGCGCTCGCCTTCAGCGCGGCGGCCACCATGACCCGGCTGGCGCCGCAGTTCACCATGGGTCTCACCGCCGAGGACTGGCCGCTGAGCGGGCTGCTGGTGCAGGCCGGGATCGTGGGCGCCGCGATCCCGGTGACCGCCGCGGCGATCGGCGGCCTCGTCGGCGCCGCGCTGTGGTCGGGGCGGACGCGGGCGATCGTCATCAGTATCGTTGTGGCGCTTGGGCTTTACGCCGCCTCGGGGCTGCTCGAGGTCTCCCCGCTGTTGCACGGCCAGCACCTCGCCCTGCACGTGGTGATCGCGGTGCTCGCGCTGTTGGCGTTGCGGATCGGGTTGCAGGACATGCTGCTGCACCACGCCGACCACGCTGCGGATCCCGACCGGCGGGTGCTGTGTGCGCACTGCGGGCACGTCGTCGCCGACACCGCGTTCTGCCCGAACTGCGGGGCGGCCAGCAGCGCGGCCTCGCGTACCTCGCGCGCCGCGCGCCGCGCGGATGTGCCGACGCGTCCCACCAGCCTGGCCAGGGTGCTCACGGTGCTGGCGGCCGGCGTCGGCGTCGCGGCCGCGGGCGGGTTGACCGCCGCGGCGTTGCTCACCGCGCCGCCCGCGGCGTTCGTCTGCCCGCCGGACTGCGGGAGCCCACCGTTCGGCGAACAGGTCGAGTCCAACCCGCGGTTCGTCGCCAGCGACGGCGCGTTCACCGTCCAATACCCCGGCCCGGGAACGGCTTACGAGGCGACGCTGGAACCCGACGGCGTCACGCTGGATTTCGTCGGCGGCGACACCGGCACCATGTACCTGTTCGGGATGCCCGCACACGACCAGTCGGCCGAACAGATCGCCCAGGACCTGATCCGCGAGCGGTTCCCGGACGCCGAGGTCGATTACGAGATCCCCAACGCCATGGTGGGATACGAACCCGGCTACGGCGTCGTGGTCGACGATTACGCGGCCTACGGCAGGCTACGGCTGATCGTCATGGTCGCCGTCAAGTACGACTACGCGTTGGTGGCCGCCGCGGTCGGCCCCTACCGCGAGTTCACCCCCGACGACGGCCCCGGCCACCCGTCGGCGGCCAACCTTCAACTCGCCATGGATATGGGTAAGTACGTCAACAGCTTTCGGTGGCGCGACCTGAGCGGCTGA
- the deoC gene encoding deoxyribose-phosphate aldolase, which yields MGTYRRADVAALVDHTLLKPEATAADVARLADEGAQLGVYALCVSPSMVSVAARARSGAQKICAVVGFPSGKHLSTVKAEEARLAVAEGADEIDMVIDVGAAVSGDFGAVRADIAAVQAAVRAAAGIPILVKVIIESAALLELAGERILTETCVAAADAGADFVKTSTGFHPAGGASVRAVEAMVAAVGPQVRVKASGGIRTAADAVAMLDAGAARLGLSGTRAVLDGIK from the coding sequence GTGGGCACCTACCGTCGCGCGGACGTGGCCGCGCTGGTCGACCACACCCTGCTCAAACCCGAGGCCACCGCGGCCGACGTCGCGCGGCTGGCCGATGAGGGCGCGCAGTTGGGGGTGTACGCGCTGTGCGTGTCACCGTCGATGGTTTCGGTGGCGGCGCGCGCGCGATCGGGCGCCCAGAAGATCTGCGCGGTGGTCGGATTTCCGTCAGGCAAACACCTTTCGACCGTCAAGGCCGAGGAGGCCCGGCTCGCGGTGGCCGAAGGCGCCGACGAGATCGACATGGTGATCGACGTCGGCGCCGCGGTGTCGGGTGACTTCGGGGCGGTACGCGCCGACATCGCCGCGGTGCAAGCCGCCGTCCGGGCCGCCGCGGGCATACCGATCCTGGTGAAGGTGATCATCGAGTCCGCGGCGTTGCTAGAACTGGCCGGAGAGCGCATCCTCACCGAGACGTGTGTGGCCGCCGCCGACGCGGGCGCGGACTTCGTGAAAACCTCCACCGGTTTCCACCCTGCAGGCGGTGCGTCGGTGCGGGCCGTCGAAGCCATGGTCGCCGCAGTAGGGCCGCAGGTCAGGGTGAAGGCGAGCGGAGGTATTCGCACGGCGGCAGACGCCGTCGCGATGCTCGACGCCGGCGCGGCCCGGCTGGGCCTCTCCGGCACCCGGGCAGTACTCGACGGAATCAAGTAG
- a CDS encoding carbon-nitrogen hydrolase family protein, which translates to MRIALAQIHSGTEPSANLGLVEEYTRRAADAGAQMVLFPEATMCRFGVPLGPIAEPLDGSWASGVRAIAERASIVVVAGMFVPAPDGRVTNTLIATGPDVDAHYDKIYLYDAFGFAESKTVAPGREPVVIQVDGVTVGLTLCYDVRFPELYVELARRGAQLCTVHASWGSGDGKLDQWTLLARARAIDTTGFVAAVDQAYPGDEIAAVGPTGVGGSLVTSPVGQVVASAGADPQLLVTDIDLAAAEKTRATIAVMNNRAEFTSSGKAESRG; encoded by the coding sequence ATGCGGATTGCGTTGGCGCAGATCCATAGCGGCACCGAACCTTCGGCCAACCTGGGGCTGGTCGAGGAGTACACCCGCCGCGCCGCCGACGCGGGCGCACAGATGGTGTTGTTTCCCGAGGCCACGATGTGCCGGTTCGGGGTCCCGCTCGGCCCGATCGCCGAACCGCTCGACGGGTCGTGGGCATCCGGTGTGCGGGCCATCGCCGAGCGGGCGAGCATCGTCGTCGTCGCGGGCATGTTCGTGCCGGCGCCCGACGGGCGGGTGACCAACACGTTGATCGCGACCGGCCCCGACGTCGATGCGCACTACGACAAGATCTACCTCTACGACGCATTCGGCTTCGCCGAGTCCAAGACCGTCGCGCCGGGCCGCGAGCCGGTGGTCATCCAGGTCGACGGCGTGACCGTCGGCCTCACCCTGTGCTACGACGTCCGCTTCCCCGAGCTGTACGTCGAACTGGCCCGCCGCGGCGCACAGCTGTGCACCGTGCATGCCTCGTGGGGCAGCGGCGACGGCAAGCTCGACCAGTGGACGCTGCTGGCCCGGGCCCGCGCGATCGACACCACCGGCTTCGTCGCCGCCGTCGACCAGGCCTACCCGGGGGACGAAATCGCCGCCGTCGGCCCCACCGGGGTGGGCGGCAGCCTGGTCACCTCTCCGGTCGGCCAGGTGGTGGCCTCCGCGGGCGCCGACCCGCAGCTGCTCGTCACCGACATCGACCTGGCCGCCGCGGAGAAGACCCGCGCGACGATCGCGGTGATGAACAACCGCGCGGAGTTCACTTCCTCAGGTAAGGCAGAATCGCGGGGATGA
- a CDS encoding helix-turn-helix domain-containing protein, with translation MSQDDNLAVVVSSAAQNAAQDIGSFIRTQREAAQVSVRQLAEKAGVSNPYLSQIERGLRKPSADVLNQIAKALRVSAEVLYVRAGILEPSETSEVRDAIITDSAITERQKQVLLDIYTSFCQQNEAEASQADEEPTD, from the coding sequence ATGTCGCAAGACGACAACCTTGCCGTCGTCGTGTCCAGCGCTGCGCAGAACGCTGCTCAGGACATCGGCAGCTTCATTCGCACCCAACGCGAGGCTGCACAGGTATCCGTGCGCCAGCTGGCCGAGAAGGCCGGTGTCAGCAATCCCTACCTCAGCCAGATCGAGCGGGGATTGCGCAAACCCTCCGCCGACGTGCTCAACCAGATCGCCAAGGCGCTGCGCGTCTCTGCCGAAGTGCTCTACGTGCGGGCCGGGATCCTCGAGCCGAGCGAGACCAGTGAGGTCCGCGACGCCATCATCACCGACTCGGCGATCACCGAGCGGCAGAAGCAAGTGCTGCTCGACATCTACACGTCGTTTTGTCAGCAGAACGAAGCCGAAGCCAGCCAGGCAGATGAGGAGCCGACTGATTGA
- a CDS encoding heparin-binding hemagglutinin encodes MAKNTPAKNQPTADDLKAPLLAAVGAADLALERVNEIVATLRERADDARSDARSTVEERRARINKLQEELPSHVGELRDRLSSDELRKFAETYAEAAQSTYNKLIERGEVALERLRSQPGFSDAAGRVEGYTDQAVELTQEALGNVAAQTRAVGERAAKLVGVELPKKAEKGAAPVKKAAKKAPAKKTPAKKAPAKKAAAKKVTQK; translated from the coding sequence ATGGCCAAGAACACCCCGGCCAAGAACCAGCCGACCGCCGACGACCTGAAGGCCCCGCTGCTCGCCGCGGTGGGCGCCGCCGACCTGGCGCTGGAGCGGGTCAACGAGATCGTCGCGACCCTGCGTGAGCGTGCCGACGACGCCCGCAGCGACGCCCGCAGCACCGTCGAGGAGCGCCGCGCGCGCATCAACAAGCTGCAGGAAGAGCTGCCGTCGCACGTCGGTGAGCTGCGTGACCGGCTGAGCAGCGACGAACTGCGCAAGTTCGCCGAGACCTATGCAGAGGCCGCGCAGAGCACCTACAACAAGCTCATCGAGCGTGGCGAGGTCGCGCTGGAGCGGTTGCGCAGCCAGCCCGGCTTCTCCGATGCGGCCGGCCGCGTCGAGGGCTACACCGACCAGGCCGTCGAGCTGACCCAGGAGGCGCTGGGCAACGTCGCCGCGCAGACCCGCGCCGTCGGTGAGCGTGCCGCCAAGCTGGTCGGCGTCGAGTTGCCGAAGAAGGCCGAGAAGGGTGCGGCCCCGGTCAAGAAGGCCGCCAAGAAGGCGCCGGCCAAGAAGACCCCGGCCAAGAAGGCGCCTGCGAAGAAGGCCGCGGCCAAGAAGGTCACCCAGAAGTAG
- a CDS encoding class I SAM-dependent methyltransferase — translation MGAPIGQLTRGTTGFNRLRRSDRWLTHSPRVRATLLSAVHPLVVDLGYGARPVTTLEMAARLRVVREDLRVVGLEIDPQRVVSACAAGGDTVEFALGGFELAGLQPVLVRAFNVLRQYPAEAVPEAWSRMSAQLAPGGLIVDGTCDELGRRCCWVLLDADGPVSLTLACDPFAIQRPSDLAERLPKVLIHHNVAGQPIHTLLTDADRAWASVAGHGVFGPRVRWRAMLDLLRAQGFPIEPPRRRMRDGVLTVPWATVSPG, via the coding sequence ATGGGCGCCCCGATCGGCCAGCTCACACGGGGCACCACCGGTTTCAACAGGCTGCGCCGCAGCGATCGCTGGCTGACCCATTCCCCTCGCGTGCGGGCGACGCTGCTGTCGGCCGTGCACCCGTTGGTGGTCGATCTGGGTTACGGCGCACGCCCGGTGACGACGCTCGAGATGGCCGCGCGGCTGCGGGTGGTGCGCGAAGACCTGCGCGTCGTCGGGTTGGAGATCGATCCCCAACGTGTGGTGTCGGCGTGCGCGGCCGGCGGCGACACCGTCGAATTCGCGCTCGGCGGTTTCGAATTGGCCGGTTTGCAGCCGGTGCTGGTGCGCGCGTTCAACGTGTTGCGCCAGTACCCCGCCGAGGCGGTGCCCGAGGCGTGGTCGCGGATGTCGGCGCAGTTGGCGCCCGGCGGGCTGATCGTCGACGGCACCTGCGACGAGCTCGGGCGCCGGTGCTGCTGGGTGCTGCTCGACGCCGACGGGCCGGTCAGCCTGACGCTGGCCTGCGATCCGTTCGCGATCCAGCGGCCGTCCGACCTCGCCGAACGGCTGCCCAAGGTGCTGATCCACCACAACGTCGCGGGCCAGCCGATCCACACGCTGCTGACCGACGCCGACCGTGCGTGGGCCAGCGTCGCCGGCCACGGGGTGTTCGGGCCGCGGGTGCGCTGGCGGGCGATGCTGGATCTGCTGCGCGCGCAGGGCTTTCCGATCGAGCCGCCGCGGCGCCGGATGCGTGACGGCGTGCTGACCGTGCCGTGGGCGACGGTGTCACCCGGCTAG
- a CDS encoding TetR/AcrR family transcriptional regulator has protein sequence MAQHSEAIAVKPDGRKRRWHRHKVERRNELVDGTLEAIRRRGSNVSMDEIAAEIGVSKTVLYRYFVDKNDLTTAVMMRFAQTTLIPNMAAALSSNLDGYELTREIIRVYVETVAAEPEPYQFVMANNSASKSKAVAASEQIIARMLAVMLRRRMAEVGMDTGGVGPWAYHTVGGVQLATHSWMSDRRMSADELIDYLTMLSWNALCGIVEVGGSLQKFREQPHPSPALPMQRRPK, from the coding sequence GTGGCACAGCACAGCGAGGCCATTGCGGTCAAACCCGACGGGCGTAAGCGGCGGTGGCATCGACATAAGGTGGAGCGCCGAAACGAGCTGGTCGACGGCACCTTGGAGGCCATCCGGCGACGCGGAAGCAACGTCAGCATGGACGAGATCGCGGCCGAGATCGGGGTTTCCAAAACGGTGCTGTACCGCTATTTCGTCGACAAGAACGATCTGACGACCGCGGTGATGATGCGGTTCGCGCAGACGACGCTGATCCCGAACATGGCCGCGGCGCTGTCGTCGAACCTCGACGGATACGAGCTGACGCGCGAGATCATCCGCGTCTACGTCGAAACGGTGGCCGCCGAGCCGGAGCCCTACCAGTTCGTGATGGCGAACAACTCCGCGAGCAAGAGCAAGGCCGTTGCGGCCTCCGAGCAGATCATCGCCAGGATGCTGGCGGTGATGCTGCGCCGCCGCATGGCCGAGGTGGGCATGGACACCGGCGGCGTCGGGCCGTGGGCGTACCACACCGTCGGCGGGGTGCAGTTGGCCACGCACTCGTGGATGAGCGACCGGCGGATGAGCGCCGATGAATTGATCGACTATCTGACGATGCTGTCGTGGAATGCGTTGTGCGGCATCGTGGAGGTCGGTGGGTCGTTGCAGAAGTTCCGCGAGCAGCCGCACCCGTCACCGGCGCTGCCGATGCAGCGACGTCCCAAATGA
- a CDS encoding LmeA family phospholipid-binding protein translates to MTDPWSRPQPPGPPPQQPGPPPPMPQNGPPQGPPPPAPQGPAGPSGPPPEDDASLLGKLTGLLRDPLSIVLVVVTVLALAFAGLLAGELYARNRANTVVAGVVQCVVQDEASASFGVMPPFLWQHMTGHYTNIHIETAGNQVRDAKGMKVTLTITDVRLQDTATSSGSVGSLVANIDWTSEGIRQTIADSIPLVGAFVNGVTTNPSEGTIELEGTLGSIKARPVVVNSGISLQVTQLTGLGFTLPREVVQPALDAFTASLTENYPMGISADSVQVTDSGVVSQFSTKNASMPKGEQDPCFARL, encoded by the coding sequence ATGACTGATCCGTGGTCCCGCCCGCAGCCGCCGGGCCCGCCGCCACAACAGCCCGGCCCACCGCCACCGATGCCCCAGAATGGCCCGCCCCAGGGACCCCCGCCGCCAGCTCCGCAAGGACCGGCGGGACCGTCGGGGCCGCCTCCCGAAGATGACGCATCGCTGCTCGGCAAGCTCACCGGCCTGCTGCGCGACCCGCTGTCGATCGTGCTGGTCGTCGTCACCGTGTTGGCGCTGGCGTTCGCCGGGCTGCTCGCCGGTGAGCTCTACGCCCGCAACCGCGCCAACACCGTGGTGGCAGGGGTCGTGCAATGCGTGGTGCAGGACGAAGCCAGCGCCTCGTTCGGTGTCATGCCCCCGTTCCTGTGGCAGCACATGACCGGGCACTACACCAATATCCACATCGAGACCGCGGGCAACCAGGTCCGCGACGCCAAGGGGATGAAGGTGACCCTGACGATCACCGATGTGCGCCTGCAGGACACCGCGACCTCCAGCGGTTCGGTCGGCTCGCTGGTCGCCAACATCGACTGGACGTCAGAGGGTATCCGGCAGACGATCGCCGATTCGATTCCGCTCGTCGGCGCGTTCGTCAACGGGGTGACGACCAATCCGTCCGAGGGCACCATCGAGCTGGAAGGGACGCTGGGCAGCATCAAGGCCAGGCCTGTGGTCGTCAACAGCGGAATCTCGCTGCAGGTCACCCAGCTCACCGGGCTGGGCTTCACCCTGCCTCGCGAGGTCGTGCAGCCGGCGTTGGACGCCTTCACCGCCTCGCTGACGGAGAACTACCCGATGGGCATCTCCGCGGATTCGGTGCAGGTCACCGATTCCGGTGTGGTGAGCCAGTTCTCCACAAAGAACGCGTCGATGCCGAAGGGCGAACAAGACCCCTGCTTCGCGCGGCTGTAG
- a CDS encoding DUF2599 domain-containing protein, whose product MLTLAVAAGGVLGAVAFAPAVSAAPAAPAPPYVEDVEWAKWGDLSSLRVYPTDAGREAATLGSPVGPDEAWAEVLALSPDADLPGMRSQFECHWYYAELAEPGKSSWNLEPWRPEVGFDAMVAAGCNPGGTEEPF is encoded by the coding sequence CTGCTGACGCTCGCCGTCGCGGCGGGCGGTGTGCTGGGGGCCGTCGCGTTCGCGCCCGCTGTCTCCGCCGCCCCGGCGGCGCCGGCCCCGCCGTACGTCGAGGACGTCGAATGGGCGAAGTGGGGCGATCTGTCGAGCCTGCGGGTCTATCCCACCGACGCCGGGCGTGAAGCCGCCACCCTGGGCAGCCCCGTGGGTCCCGACGAGGCGTGGGCCGAGGTGCTGGCGCTTTCCCCGGACGCCGACCTCCCCGGTATGCGGTCGCAATTCGAATGCCACTGGTACTACGCCGAACTCGCGGAGCCGGGCAAGTCGAGCTGGAACCTGGAACCGTGGCGGCCCGAGGTCGGTTTCGACGCGATGGTCGCCGCGGGGTGCAACCCCGGCGGTACCGAAGAGCCGTTCTAG
- a CDS encoding S53 family peptidase, with amino-acid sequence MLRRLKAPRLAAITVLGGSRRRVSALLVAALLIAASAACATRTSAVITGPYAALLGSSTDLGPSRSADTQLTVTLAGADAPDALMEWAGARDLWVRWRHGDRWAIVQGAADNVARAFDVPVRDYRGPKDQVFYASPQQPSVPGPLRGSVTEVGRIMSYTPHYTKNPGFLPLDVPKGGLTPRGLLEAYNASPLADKGFTGKGSTIVFFAFDGAEQDDLDQFADTSGLPRFTPVWVGGKPEESRGETAMDLQVAHAIAPDAQLVVVNARPTVEGDGAYEKIGQLFESVDRQFPGAVWSLSIGWGCEKLVTAADLAPVQAALTAAQERGTSAFDASGDNGGLECKGGDEWSSPPGSDDVGLDSISSLPTMTAVGGTTLSTGPRGQWRAEHAWVDSPLSHGSSGGVSQLFDRPHWQQHLSVDRDTEGRRLSPDVAAVADPFTGVRFIYQGTEVLGGGTSQAAPIWAALTVLMNQYIVANGGRPLGNLNPQLYRVAAGSNLPGFRDVRRGGNNVDLTQPGYDLVTGLGSPNTYNLARNLLDLQRGTAPR; translated from the coding sequence ATGCTCCGACGCCTGAAGGCCCCACGCCTGGCCGCCATCACGGTCCTCGGGGGCAGTAGGCGCCGGGTTTCGGCCCTCTTGGTCGCCGCGCTGCTGATCGCGGCGTCTGCGGCGTGCGCGACGCGCACTTCGGCGGTGATCACCGGTCCGTATGCGGCGCTGCTGGGCAGTTCGACCGATCTGGGTCCGTCGCGCTCGGCTGACACGCAACTGACCGTCACGCTCGCTGGTGCCGACGCACCGGATGCGTTGATGGAGTGGGCCGGGGCGCGCGACCTGTGGGTGCGCTGGCGCCACGGTGACCGCTGGGCAATCGTCCAAGGCGCCGCCGACAACGTCGCGCGGGCGTTCGACGTACCCGTGCGGGACTACCGGGGCCCCAAGGATCAGGTGTTCTACGCGTCGCCGCAGCAGCCGTCGGTGCCGGGGCCGCTGCGCGGATCGGTCACCGAGGTCGGCCGGATCATGAGCTACACGCCGCACTACACCAAGAACCCCGGCTTTCTTCCGCTCGACGTGCCCAAGGGCGGGCTGACGCCGCGGGGTCTGCTCGAGGCGTACAACGCGTCCCCGCTCGCCGACAAGGGTTTCACCGGCAAGGGCTCGACGATCGTGTTCTTCGCGTTCGACGGCGCCGAGCAGGACGACCTCGATCAGTTCGCCGACACGTCCGGGTTGCCGCGGTTCACGCCGGTCTGGGTCGGCGGGAAACCCGAAGAGTCACGCGGCGAGACCGCGATGGACCTTCAAGTGGCCCACGCCATCGCGCCCGACGCGCAGCTCGTGGTGGTCAACGCCCGACCGACCGTGGAGGGCGACGGCGCCTACGAGAAGATCGGTCAGCTGTTCGAGTCGGTCGACCGGCAGTTCCCCGGCGCGGTATGGAGCCTGTCCATCGGGTGGGGTTGCGAAAAACTGGTGACCGCAGCGGATCTGGCTCCGGTGCAGGCGGCGTTGACGGCCGCCCAGGAGCGCGGCACGTCGGCGTTCGACGCCAGCGGCGACAACGGCGGGCTGGAATGCAAGGGCGGTGACGAGTGGTCGTCGCCGCCGGGCTCAGATGACGTCGGCCTGGACTCCATCTCGTCGCTGCCGACCATGACCGCGGTCGGGGGCACCACGCTGTCGACGGGTCCGCGCGGCCAGTGGCGCGCCGAGCACGCGTGGGTGGATTCGCCGCTGTCGCATGGCAGTAGCGGTGGGGTGTCGCAGCTGTTCGACCGGCCGCACTGGCAGCAGCACCTGTCGGTGGATCGCGACACCGAGGGCAGGCGGCTCTCACCCGACGTCGCCGCGGTCGCCGACCCGTTCACCGGAGTGCGGTTCATCTACCAGGGCACCGAGGTGCTCGGCGGCGGCACGTCGCAGGCCGCGCCGATCTGGGCCGCGCTGACCGTGCTGATGAACCAGTACATCGTCGCCAACGGCGGGCGCCCGCTGGGCAACCTCAACCCGCAGCTGTACCGGGTGGCGGCCGGTTCGAACCTGCCAGGGTTCCGCGACGTGCGCCGCGGCGGTAACAACGTCGACCTCACCCAACCGGGCTATGACCTGGTCACCGGTCTGGGCAGCCCCAACACCTACAACCTGGCGCGCAACCTCCTGGACCTGCAGAGGGGGACGGCCCCGCGGTGA
- a CDS encoding DUF445 domain-containing protein, which translates to MAHRPDTGRRAVTRDRPSFAESLAGADSVADAERLRSLRRMKVVALSFLVGATVIFLICTWAQSHGAPGWVGYVRAGAEAGMVGALADWFAVTALFKHPLGIPIPHTAIIKRKKDQLGEGLGNFVRENFMSPEVVATKLRDAEVAGRAGKWLCEPAHAERVAAETSRVLRVLVEMLRDEDVQQVLDRMIVKRIAEPQWGPPIGRVLATLLAEHRQEALLQLLADRAFQWSLNAGDIIERVVERDSPTWSPRWIDHLVGDRIHRELMDFTDKVRRNPDHELRLSATRFLFEFADDLQHDDATIQRAENVKEQIMAREEVARAAETAWTAAKRIILESVDDPSSALRARIADSVVRIGESLRDDAELRDKVDDWIIRAAQHLVGEYGVEITAIITETIERWDADEASRRIELHVGRDLQFIRINGTVVGALAGLVIYSVAQLLF; encoded by the coding sequence GTGGCACACAGACCCGACACCGGCCGACGCGCCGTGACCCGGGATCGCCCCAGTTTCGCCGAGTCGCTCGCAGGTGCCGACAGCGTCGCCGACGCCGAGCGGCTCCGCAGCCTGCGTCGGATGAAGGTCGTCGCGCTGTCCTTCCTCGTCGGCGCCACCGTCATCTTTCTGATCTGCACGTGGGCGCAGTCCCACGGCGCACCGGGCTGGGTCGGCTACGTCCGCGCCGGCGCGGAGGCCGGAATGGTGGGCGCGCTGGCAGACTGGTTCGCGGTCACCGCGTTGTTCAAGCACCCGCTGGGCATCCCGATCCCGCACACCGCGATCATCAAACGCAAGAAGGACCAACTCGGCGAGGGGCTCGGCAACTTCGTCCGCGAGAACTTCATGTCCCCGGAGGTGGTCGCGACCAAACTGCGCGACGCCGAGGTCGCAGGCCGGGCCGGCAAGTGGCTCTGCGAGCCCGCGCACGCCGAGCGGGTGGCCGCCGAAACATCCAGGGTGCTAAGGGTTCTGGTGGAGATGCTGCGCGACGAGGACGTCCAGCAGGTGCTCGACCGGATGATCGTCAAACGCATCGCCGAACCGCAGTGGGGGCCGCCGATCGGACGGGTGCTGGCCACGCTGCTGGCCGAACACCGCCAGGAGGCGCTGCTTCAACTGCTCGCCGACCGGGCCTTCCAGTGGTCGCTGAACGCAGGCGACATCATCGAGCGCGTCGTCGAACGCGATTCGCCGACCTGGTCGCCGCGCTGGATCGACCATCTCGTCGGCGACCGCATCCACCGCGAGCTGATGGACTTCACCGACAAGGTGCGCCGGAACCCCGACCACGAACTGCGGCTCTCGGCCACCCGGTTCCTCTTCGAGTTCGCCGACGATCTGCAGCACGACGACGCGACGATTCAGCGCGCAGAGAACGTCAAGGAACAGATCATGGCCCGCGAGGAAGTCGCCAGGGCCGCCGAGACCGCCTGGACCGCGGCCAAGCGGATCATCCTCGAGTCGGTCGACGATCCGTCCTCGGCGCTGCGCGCCCGCATCGCCGACTCCGTGGTGCGGATCGGGGAGAGCCTGCGCGACGACGCCGAACTGCGCGACAAGGTGGACGACTGGATCATCCGCGCCGCGCAGCATCTGGTCGGTGAATACGGGGTGGAGATCACCGCGATCATCACCGAGACCATCGAGCGCTGGGACGCCGACGAGGCCAGCCGGCGCATCGAACTGCACGTCGGCCGCGACCTGCAATTCATCCGGATCAACGGCACCGTGGTGGGTGCGCTGGCCGGCTTGGTGATCTATTCGGTAGCCCAACTACTGTTTTGA
- a CDS encoding DUF2516 family protein, producing the protein MQLEGLVGYVLFFLQIAVLATVVYAFVHAAMQRPDAYTAVDKLTKPVWLVILGISGLLALVLGIMGTAIAAVAAGVYLVDVRPKILEVQGKSR; encoded by the coding sequence GTGCAGCTCGAAGGCCTAGTGGGTTACGTCCTCTTCTTTTTGCAGATCGCCGTGCTGGCGACGGTCGTGTACGCGTTCGTGCACGCCGCCATGCAGCGCCCCGACGCCTACACGGCCGTCGACAAGCTGACCAAGCCGGTGTGGCTGGTGATCCTCGGCATCAGCGGGTTGCTGGCGCTGGTGCTGGGCATCATGGGCACGGCCATCGCGGCCGTGGCCGCCGGCGTCTACCTGGTTGACGTGCGGCCCAAGATCCTGGAAGTCCAGGGAAAGTCCCGGTAG